One segment of Zymoseptoria tritici IPO323 chromosome 2, whole genome shotgun sequence DNA contains the following:
- the MgBMN1 gene encoding putative beta-mannosidase (Beta-Mannosidase (Glycosyl Hydrolase Family 2)) — MAQPMQVATLTTGWSFKQTDTEDWLDVARVPTNVHLDLLDQKKIEDPFLGFNELKCEWVGEKSWTYKVSLPEVSKAQPGTKHVLAFDGLDTFATVKLGGKTILESDNMWIVHRVDVTDDLKPDRDNVLEIEFKSALLEARKIKDAHPEHKWVGFNGDMARLAVRKAQYHWGWDWGPVLMTCGPWRQVRLETYQARVADLRVDYDVDANFRKVSGSITAHVEGHSGQAVNFEAKFGGEIVFMGTAEVDDKGQAKVEFHIKEPKLWYPHGYGEQPLYDITATVTSGEHALHSVSRRTGFRKGELIQEPDEIGKTFFFRINGIDVFCGGSDWIPADSFTPRVNEEKYRKWLQTMVDGYQVMIRIWGGGIWEEDCFYDIADELGVLVWQDFMFGCGNYPTFPETLKSIEEECVCQTKRLRHHPSIVIYAGNNEDYQVQEQCGLTYDYEDKDPQSWLKTDFPARYIYEKLLPDVVAAHTPHVPYHPGSPWGDGKPTTDTTVGDMHQWNVWHGTQEKYQIFDTLGGRFNSEFGMEAFPHIETIKHFVTDPTQLYPQSHMIDFHNKADGHERRIATYLVENFRTETDLEKFIHLTQLSQAEALMFGYRGWRRQWGQKRFCGGALLWQLNDCWGVISWSIVDYFLRKKPAYYAVRRVLAPIAVAVKRAHHDWSVVHARPAKSLDYECWVASFKTTEVTATVELRYISIATGKEIKDKVVKKDIKIVANGTTDVLKGTIDNVNEEAHVLAARIWVNGEIVSRDVDWPQPLKYLDLSDRGVEVQSEGNTITLSAQKPTKGLVFEEREGVLVNDSAIDIVPGDEQLVQVRGLGPNDPSLRWTYLGKP, encoded by the exons ATGGCACAGCCAATGCAAGTTGCAACGCTCACCACTGGCTGGTCCTTCAAACAAACAGATACTGAGGACTGGCTCGACGTCGCAAGAGTGCCCACGAATGTGCACTTGGACCTGCTAGATCAGAAGAA AATTGAAGACCCTTTCCTTGGCTTCAACGAGCTGAAATGCGAATGGGTTGGGGAGAAATCATGGACGTACAAGGTCTCCCTACCTGAAGTCTCCAAAGCTCAACCAGGCACAAAGCACGTCCTCGCATTCGATGGACTTGACACGTTTGCCACCGTCAAACTCGGCGGTAAGACGATACTGGAGAGCGACAACATGTGGATTGTCCACCGGGTAGATGTGACTGATGACTTAAAGCCGGACCGAGACAATGTGCTCGAGATTGAGTTTAAGTCAGCACTATTGGAAGCTCGAAAGATCAAAGATGCACATCCCGAGCACAAGTGGGTTGGCTTCAATGGCGACATGGCTCGCTTGGCAGTCCGCAAGGCACAGTACCACTGGGGTTGGGATTGGGGTCCGGTGCTGATGACCTGCGGTCCATGGCGACAGGTCCGACTTGAGACGTATCAAGCCCGAGTTGCAGACTTGCGAGTCGACTATGATGTGGACGCAAACTTCAGGAAGGTCAGCGGGTCTATTACTGCTCACGTTGAGGGTCATTCCGGACAAGCAGTCAACTTTGAAGCCAAATTTGGCGGCGAAATCGTCTTCATGGGTACTGCAGAAGTGGACGACAAGGGCCAAGCGAAGGTGGAGTTCCACATCAAAGAGCCCAAGCTGTGGTACCCTCACGGCTACGGAGAGCAGCCACTATACGACATCACTGCAACGGTCACATCTGGCGAGCATGCCCTGCATTCTGTTTCCAGGCGCACCGGGTTCCGCAAGGGAGAGCTCATCCAAGAGCCAGACGAGATTGGGAAGACGTTCTTCTTCCGAATCAACGGCATTGATGTGTTCTGCGGAGGATCGGACTGGATCCCTGCCGATAGCTTCACACCTCGGGTCAATGAAGAGAAGTACCGCAAGTGGCTGCAGACGATGGTCGACGGCTACCAAGTCATGATTCGCATTTGGGGAGGCGGGATCTGGGAAGAAGACTGCTTCTACGATATCGCTGACGAGCTGGGCGTTCTAGTGTGGCAGGACTTCATGTTTGGCTGTGGCAACTATCCTACCTTCCCTGAGACACTCaagtcgatcgaggaggagtGCGTCTGTCAGACGAAAAGGTTGCGACATCATCCCTCCATTGTCATCTATGCCGGCAACAACGAGGACTATCAAGTGCAGGAGCAGTGCGGTCTGACATACGATTATGAAGACAAGGATCCTCAGAGTTGGCTGAAGACTGACTTTCCGGCTCGCTACATCTACGAGAAGTTGTTGCCGGATGTGGTGGCCGCTCACACACCGCACGTACCGTACCACCCAGGATCTCCTTGGGGAGATGGTAAGCCAACGACAGATACAACGGTCGGAGATATGCATCAATGGAATGTATGGCACGGTACTCAAGAGAAATACCAGATCTTTGACACTCTCGGCGGACGATTCAATAGCGAGTTCGGCATGGAAGCATTTCCGCATATCGAGACAATCAAACACTTCGTCACGGATCCGACGCAACTGTATCCGCAGAGCCACATGATTGACTTTCACAATAAGGCCGACGGCCACGAACGAAGAATCGCAACATACCTGGTGGAGAACTTCCGGACAGAAACAGATCTCGAGAAGTTTATCCATCTTACTCAGCTGAGCCAAGCTGAAGCCTTGATGTTTGGCTATCGAGGCTGGCGGCGGCAATGGGGACAGAAGAGGTTCTGCGGAGGTGCACTCTTGTGGCAGCTCAATGACTGCTGGGGTGTAATTTCCTGGAGTATTGTGGACTATTTTCTCCGCAAAAAGCCTGCATATTATGCGGTGCGTCGGGTCCTTGCGCCGATAGCAGTGGCTGTGAAGAGGGCTCACCACGATTGGAGTGTCGTGCATGCGAGACCTGCCAAAAGTCTCGACTACGAGTGCTGGGTAGCCAGCTTCAAGACGACTGAAGTCACTGCCACGGTTGAGCTGCGCTACATCAGCATAGCCACTGGAAAGGAGATCAAAGACAAGGTCGTCAAGAAGGATATCAAGATTGTTGCCAACGGCACTACCGACGTTCTCAAGGGCACGATCGACAACGTCAACGAGGAAGCACATGTTCTCGCAGCGAGGATATGGGTGAATGGAGAGATCGTTTCTCGAGATGTGGACTGGCCGCAGCCACTGAAGTATCTCGACCTCAGCGATCGAGGTGTGGAGGTTCAGTCAGAGGGTAACACCATCACTCTCAGTGCACAAAAGCCAACGAAAGGTCTCGTCTTTGAGGAGAGGGAAGGGGTCCTCGTGAACGACAGTGCGATCGATATCGTCCCGGGTGACGAACAACTCGTTCAGGTTCGTGGCCTTGGTCCCAATGATCCAAGTCTGAGATGGACTTACCTTGGAAAGCCTTGA
- a CDS encoding cpy like protein carboxypeptidase (hypothetical protein, peptidase S10 superfam protein, potential serine carboxypeptidase, similar to carboxypeptidase Y cpy (gi|145240681|ref|XP_001392987.1|)), whose protein sequence is MKVAASAMLFGAAVAAVPQQQQPLVQVPAAVQDAFKAATDKASSWSKPLDKLNHELKHLTDEARQTWDEVAMMFPEAMSKASFFSTPKKHTRKEKSEWDFYTSGKETEEMYVVNSEGKKERELDGDLENFNLRTKKVDPASLGVDKVKQYSGYLDNEEDDKHLFYWFFESRNDPKNDPVVLWLNGGPGCSSLTGLFMELGPSSIDKNGKTVFNPSSWNANASVIFLDQPVNVGYSYSGSAVSNTVAAGKDVYALLTLFFKQFPEYAKQDFHISGESYAGHYIPVFASEILSHKKRNINLQSVLIGNGLTDGLTQYEYYRPMACGDGGWPAVVDEQTCTSMDNSLDRCQSLIQKCYDSESVWSCVPASIYCNNALIGPYQRTGQNVYDVREKCKGGSLCYDELDWIQEYLNRDSVMKALGAEVSKYDSCNFDINRNFLFNGDWMQPYHRLVPDILKEIPVLIYAGDADYICNWLGNLAWTNALEWPGQKAYAKAPMKDLTLTQSKNKIGSVKSSGNFTFVRIHAAGHMVPYNQPEASLDMVNRWLGGEWF, encoded by the exons ATGAAGGTCGCAGCGTCGGCCATGCTCTTCGGAGCCGCTGTGGCAGCCGTgccacagcagcagcaaccgCTCGTGCAGGTTCCAGCGGCTGTTCAGGATGCTTTCAAGGCTGCCACCGACAAGGCATCGTCTTGGAGCAAGCCATTGGACAAGCTCAACCACGAGCTGAAGCATCTCACCGATGAAGCTCGACAGACCTGGGACGAGGTCGCCATGATGTTTCCAGAAGCCATGAGCAAGGCATCCTTCTTCAGCACGCCAAAGAAGCACACTCGCAAGGAGAAGAGCGAGTGGGATTTCTACACCTCTGGCAAGGAGACTGAGGAGATGTACGTTGTCAACTCCGAGGGAAAGAAGGAGCGTGAGCTTGATGGCGATCTCGAGAACTTCAACCTTCGCACCAAGAAGGTCGACCCTGCGAGCCTCGGTGTGGACAAGGTGAAGCAATACTCCGGATACTTGgacaacgaggaggacgacaagCATCTCTTCTACTGGTTCTTCGAGTCTCGCAACGACCCCAAGAATGACCCTGTGGTTCTCTGGTTGAACGGAGGCCCAGGATGCTCTTCTCTCACCGGCCTCTTCATGGAGTTGGGAccctcctccatcgacaAGAACGGCAAGACCGTCTTCAACCCCAGCAGTTGGAACGCCAACGCTTccgtcatcttcctcgatcAGCCTGTCAACGTCGGATACAGCTACTCTGGTAGCGCTGTTTCCAACACCGTGGCCGCTGGCAAGGATGTTTACGCTCTCTTGACTCTCTTCTTCAAGCAATTCCCAGAGTACGCCAAGCAGGACTTTCACATTTCAGGCGAGTCGTACGCTGGCCACTACATCCCAGTGTTCGCGTCTGAGATTCTTTCTCACAAGAAGCGTAACATCAACCTTCAATCCGTCCTGATCGGCAACGGTCTCACCGACGGTCTTACTCAGTACGAGTACTACCGCCCAATGGCCTGCGGTGATGGTGGCTGGCCCGCGGTCGTCGATGAGCAGACTTGCACTAGCATGGACAACTCCCTCGACCGCTGCCAGAGCCTGATCCAGAAGTGCTACGACTCCGAGTCCGTCTGGTCTTGCGTTCCCGCCAGCATCTACTGCAACAACGCCCTCATCGGCCCATACCAGCGCACTGGTCAGAACGTCTACGATGTTCGTGAGAAGTGCAAGGGCGGCAGCTTGTGCTACGACGAGCTCGACTGGATTCAAGAGTACCTCAACCGTGACTCTGTCATGAAGGCCCTGGGCGCCGAGGTCAGCAAGTACGATTCCTGCAACTTCGACATCAACCGCAACTTCTTGTTCAACGGCGACTGGATGCAGCCATACCACCGCTTGGTGCCGGATATCCTCAAGGAGATCCCAGTCCTCATCTATGCTGGTGACGCTGATTACATCTGCAACTG GCTCGGAAACCTTGCTTGGACCAACGCCCTTGAGTGGCCAGGCCAAAAGGCGTACGCAAAGGCGCCGATGAAGGATCTCACTCTTACTCAAAGCAAGAACAAGATTGGTTCCGTCAAGTCATCGGGCAACTTCACCTTTGTCCGCATCCACGCCGCTGGCCACATGGTTCCGTACAACCAGCCTGAGGCGTCTCTGGACATGGTCAACCGCTGGTTGGGCGGTGAGTGGTTTTAG